Proteins from a genomic interval of Paenibacillus lentus:
- a CDS encoding diaminopimelate dehydrogenase: MASNIKVGIVGYGNLGRGVEKAIKQNPDMELRAIFSRRNPDDVAAAGGVVHISELEKYKGDIDVLILCGGSATDLPQQGPELAAMFNTVDSYDNHAKIPEYFELVNASAAKGGNVSVISTGWDPGLFSLNRLLGQAILPEGNEYTFWGKGVSQGHSDAIRRVNGVKGGVQYTIPVEAAVDRVRNGENPELSTREKHMRECYVVAEDGADLGQIEREIKEMPNYFADYETTVHFISEEELKAKHSAMPHGGNVLRSGRTGENNTQIMEFGLKLDSNPEFTASVLVAYARAAYKLSQAGESGARTVFDIPFGLLSPKSPEQLRKELL; the protein is encoded by the coding sequence GTGGCATCGAACATCAAAGTGGGTATCGTAGGATATGGGAATTTAGGACGTGGCGTGGAGAAAGCAATTAAGCAAAATCCAGATATGGAGCTCCGCGCAATTTTTTCAAGGAGAAACCCGGATGATGTAGCGGCGGCTGGTGGTGTCGTGCATATTTCCGAGTTGGAGAAATACAAAGGCGATATCGACGTGTTGATTCTTTGTGGAGGCTCGGCCACGGATCTTCCGCAGCAAGGGCCGGAGCTAGCCGCCATGTTTAACACGGTGGACAGCTACGACAACCATGCAAAAATTCCTGAGTATTTCGAATTAGTCAATGCCTCTGCCGCAAAAGGGGGGAATGTGAGCGTCATCTCGACAGGATGGGATCCCGGTCTATTCTCTTTAAATCGTCTGCTTGGACAAGCTATTCTTCCTGAGGGCAATGAGTATACTTTCTGGGGAAAGGGCGTAAGCCAGGGGCATTCTGATGCGATTCGCCGTGTGAATGGCGTGAAGGGCGGAGTGCAGTATACTATTCCGGTTGAAGCGGCTGTAGATCGCGTCCGTAATGGGGAAAATCCGGAGTTGTCCACGCGAGAGAAGCATATGCGGGAATGCTATGTTGTCGCTGAAGATGGTGCTGATCTAGGACAGATTGAACGTGAAATCAAGGAAATGCCTAACTATTTTGCCGACTACGAGACAACGGTTCATTTTATAAGTGAAGAAGAACTGAAGGCGAAGCATTCCGCCATGCCGCATGGGGGAAATGTACTGAGAAGCGGCCGTACGGGAGAGAACAATACGCAAATTATGGAATTCGGCTTGAAGCTCGACAGCAACCCCGAATTTACAGCAAGTGTTCTGGTAGCCTATGCCCGTGCTGCCTATAAGCTATCCCAAGCTGGCGAATCCGGGGCGAGAACCGTATTTGATATTCCATTTGGCCTGTTGTCCCCGAAATCCCCGGAACAGCTTCGTAAAGAACTGTTGTAA